One window of the Salvelinus fontinalis isolate EN_2023a chromosome 2, ASM2944872v1, whole genome shotgun sequence genome contains the following:
- the LOC129813113 gene encoding uncharacterized protein K02A2.6-like — protein MQMHYQDYHAIVTPTVKMIEQSSRSLSFDELPISASDIAEETRKDPVLFKVLDLTLGGWPNFVNDDNLRPFIDKKDQLSTDQGCVLWGSRVVVPHKFQRRLLSDLHEGHPGITRMKALARSYLWWPGLDQDIQQHVGHCSPCEAVRNKPAAAPLHPWSWAATPWERIHVDYAEIDKQHFLVVVDVHSKWMEVFPTQLTTAEKTINLLRHLFASFGLVKELVSDNGPPFTSNDFEMFLKNNGVRHIRSSPYHPASNGAAERAVQTFKKAWTRLEVQSVPTQQRLPRFLFTYRNTPHTVTECTPAELFLRRQPRTRLTLLKPDLSSTVAKHQLQQKKAHDRHSKTVREFKEGERVMVRDFRHPKSLWNSGVLLQRKGPLTYQVQIGHRQVNVHVDHLLRSNAPAEKR, from the coding sequence ATGCAGATGCACTATCAAGACTACCATGCAATAGTGACTCCGACAGTGAAGATGATAGAGCAGTCTTCCAGATCGCTCTCATTTGACGAACTGCCcatatctgcttcagacatagcagAGGAAACAAGGAAAGATCCAGTGCTTTTCAAAGTCTTGGACTTAACATTAGGAGGTTGGCCAAACTTCGTAAATGACGATAACCTTCGTCCATTCATCGACAAGAAAGACCAGTTGTCCACTGATCAAGGATGTGTTCTGTGGGGATCAAGGGTGGTGGTACCTCACAAATTCCAGAGGAGACTGCTATCTGACCTGCATGAGGGACATCCAGGGATCACTCGAATGAAAGCACTCGCTCGCAGTTATCTGTGGTGGCCTGGACTGGATCAGGACATTCAACAGCATGTAGGCCACTGCTCACCTTGTGAAGCTGTTCGCAACAAGCCTGCTGCTGCACCTCTTCATCCATGGTCCTGGGCTGCTACACCTTGGGAACGCATCCATGTGGATTACGCCGAGATTGACAAGCAACATTTCCTTGTTGTCGTCGATGTCCATTCCAAGTGGATGGAAGTGTTCCCTACTCAACTGACCACAGCTGAGAAGACCATCAATCTTCTCAGACACCTGTTCGCATCCTTTGGACTAGTCAAGGAGCTCGTATCGGACAATGGCCCTCCTTTCACGTCAAACGATTTTGAAATGTTTCTCAAGAACAATGGAGTAAGGCACATCCGGTCATCACCTTACCATCCGGCATCAAACGGAGCAGCGGAGAGAGCCGTGCAAACCTTTAAGAAGGCCTGGACTAGACTCGAGGTTCAGTCTGTGCCCACCCAACAAAGGCTTCCCCGGTTCCTGTTTACTTACcgcaacacaccacacacagtaacGGAATGTACACCAGCTGAACTGTTTCTGAGACGCCAACCACGTACCCGCCTGACATTGTTGAAACCAGACTTGTCAAGCACTGTGGCAAAGCACCAGCTACAGCAGAAGAAAGCTCATGACAGACACTCAAAGACTGTCAGAGAattcaaagagggagagagggtgatggtaCGTGATTTCAGACACCCCAAGAGCCTGTGGAACTCAGGTGTGCTCTTGCAACGCAAAGGACCTTTGACTTACCAAGTCCAAATTGGTCATCGCCAGGTCAACGTTCATGTGGATCATCTGCTACGGTCCAACGCCCCAGCAGAGAAACGCTGA